One Papaver somniferum cultivar HN1 chromosome 10, ASM357369v1, whole genome shotgun sequence genomic window carries:
- the LOC113319488 gene encoding uncharacterized protein LOC113319488: MVTKRKFVTVYGGDSFTITTDEQKHAVPYRNNQFHTFNAVNGRGHRVVDILLVNGSAANTLSLLEVAGGNVLNSRGFVWDGDTMYLIKEGYDMNLSELRIYLEGSFGAGVVPPLTRHNKLLRLSTIAENALSSQRVTTFITNRGDFSSLGRKVVTNVTAGLTTYTEEGFRVADLSECNIAVKLMRDCSIRFKLIAPLAAVTGRNAFRQAYVDFLRVLRGVNQADTPVLADLFQMLTPPEDHLDSILWRQAEDFVTAPRSVLFHPFQWKFLRRLQIHIGVSSTLCFRAC, translated from the exons ATGGTAACCAAAAGGAAGTTTGTTACTGTGTATGGTGGGGATAGCTTTACCATAACCACCGATGAGCAAAAACACGCCGTTccttaccgaaataatcaatttcaTACTTTTAATGCTGTAAATGGAAGAGGTCATAGAGTTGTAGATATTTTACTTGTCAATGGTTCGGCAGCTAATACCCTTAGTCTTCTGGAAGTTGCTGGCGGTAATGTGCTTAACAGCAGGGGATTTGTTTGGGATGGAGACACAATGTATCTTATAAAAGAAGGTTATGATATGAACTTGTCAGAGCTAAGAATTTATTTAGAGGGATCATTCGGCGCTGGCGTAGTCCCACCGCTAACAAGGCACAATAAGTTACTGAGGCTTTCCACAATAGCCGAAAATGCATTAAGCAGTCAAAGAGTTACAACATTTATTACGAACAGGGGAGATTTCTCCTCTTTAGGCCGGAAAGTTGTCAC GAATGTAACTGCTGGTTTGACCACTTATACAGAAGAGGGTTTTAGAGTTGCTGATTTGAGTGAATGTAATATCGCAGTCAAGCTGATGAGGGACTGTAGTATTAGATTCAAGCTCATTGCACCTCTAGCTGCTGTCACTGGTCGCAATGCTTTTAGACAAGCCTATGTGGATTTCCTAAGGGTTTTGCGTGGTGTGAATCAAGCAGACACTCCAGTCTTGGCTGATCTCTTCCAGATGCTCACTCCTCCGGAGGATCATTTGGACTCGATTCTCTGGAGGCAAGCTGAGGATTTCGTAACAGCTCCACGATCTGTTCTTTTCCATCCATTTCAGTG GAAGTTCTTGAGGAGACTGCAGATACATATTGGTGTTTCTTCGACTCTCTGTTTCCGCGCCTGTTGA